A genomic window from Algoriphagus sp. Y33 includes:
- a CDS encoding BF3164 family lipoprotein — protein sequence MNRFILLLLLFALVSCGKNSEEENYRTIKKEDFREISVTSEKHYFEVIINPSDIGLSQGKLLIAEAWRVPEEFPRMHLINSSNWTYDKPKGKHGQGPLEITDAAQFLYSPDLGFFWIYNMNRRKLVEFSINDTSLLATKDWKFPEPMMDLWFVEFGPDGHYLGVPREGENKILEFDPKGNLIGKYGEFEVLEDRPDLTKLQISLLEDGWFKGDPTRGLYVRACLRRDILEIFDYKTKDLIRIMGPDTSLPEFQYLESELGGTMMYDRNVTYRYRDIAFTDDYIFALYAGHGQLDFNETGIMAEQIWVFDHKGKPLYNLKLDRSIIQILVNEQTNEIYGLTTDENPGIAVFQIPEELLR from the coding sequence ATGAACAGATTTATTTTACTCCTATTACTTTTTGCATTGGTTTCCTGTGGTAAAAACAGCGAGGAAGAGAACTATAGAACAATAAAAAAGGAAGATTTCAGGGAGATCTCAGTCACCTCGGAAAAGCATTATTTTGAGGTAATTATAAACCCATCTGATATTGGACTTTCCCAAGGCAAACTTCTGATTGCTGAAGCGTGGCGGGTTCCGGAGGAATTTCCGAGAATGCATCTAATTAATTCCTCCAATTGGACTTATGACAAACCAAAGGGAAAGCATGGCCAAGGACCACTTGAGATTACCGATGCAGCCCAGTTTTTATATTCTCCTGATTTAGGGTTTTTCTGGATTTATAATATGAATAGGAGGAAACTGGTAGAATTTTCAATTAACGACACTTCATTACTCGCAACTAAAGACTGGAAATTCCCAGAACCCATGATGGATCTTTGGTTTGTAGAATTTGGGCCAGATGGCCATTATTTAGGAGTCCCTAGAGAAGGTGAAAATAAAATATTGGAGTTTGATCCTAAGGGAAACCTTATTGGAAAATATGGAGAATTTGAAGTGTTAGAGGATAGACCGGATCTTACCAAATTGCAAATATCATTATTAGAGGATGGTTGGTTTAAAGGTGATCCAACTAGAGGGCTCTATGTCAGAGCCTGTCTCCGTAGGGACATCCTGGAAATCTTTGATTATAAAACAAAGGACTTGATTAGGATCATGGGGCCTGATACTTCTCTCCCAGAGTTTCAATACCTAGAATCTGAACTTGGAGGAACGATGATGTATGATCGAAATGTGACCTATAGATACCGAGACATTGCTTTTACGGACGATTACATTTTTGCACTATATGCGGGACATGGCCAGTTGGATTTCAATGAAACGGGAATCATGGCTGAGCAGATATGGGTTTTTGACCACAAAGGGAAGCCACTTTATAATTTAAAGCTGGATCGATCCATCATCCAAATTTTAGTTAACGAACAAACCAATGAAATTTACGGACTGACTACAGATGAAAATCCTGGGATTGCAGTGTTTCAGATTCCAGAGGAGCTTTTAAGGTAA